One stretch of Streptomyces sp. R21 DNA includes these proteins:
- a CDS encoding molybdopterin-dependent oxidoreductase, translating into MRDHKLPTSPGFWRSPLRGPWFTSVLGLVLLLGITALFVTGLVSYAAYNPDLAPVNDKTPDKGLLGFYLFSWPTDPVWLYRLNQGVHVALGLVLVPVLLAKLWSVIPKLFALPPARSIAHALERISLLLLVGGALFEFTTGILNIQLDYIFPGSFYPLHFYGAWVFFAAFVAHAVLKTPAALRNIRTLREEPGEKPHEETDERAKPREEPDELVSPNPVEPTVSRRGALGLVGGASLLLFFTTAGRNFDGPLRETAVLAPHGGPEPGTGPNGFQINKTAAVAGIRTAETTEEAWRLVVTGRTGTVRLSRAELLQLPLHSAALPIACVEGWSTSDQWWRGVRLRDLAALVGHDEEGAPDVLVESLQRHGAFRRAALRANQVRDPRSLLALYVNGETLTPDHGYPARIIVPAAPGVLNTKWVAGMTFGDL; encoded by the coding sequence ATGCGCGACCACAAGCTCCCCACCTCCCCAGGGTTCTGGCGCAGCCCCCTGCGCGGCCCCTGGTTCACGTCCGTGCTCGGCCTCGTACTGCTCCTCGGGATCACGGCCCTGTTCGTGACGGGACTGGTGTCGTACGCCGCCTACAACCCGGACCTGGCGCCGGTGAACGACAAGACCCCCGACAAGGGCCTGCTCGGCTTCTACCTCTTCTCCTGGCCGACCGACCCGGTCTGGCTGTACCGGCTGAACCAGGGCGTGCACGTCGCCCTCGGGCTCGTCCTCGTCCCCGTGCTGCTCGCGAAGCTGTGGTCGGTGATCCCGAAGCTGTTCGCGCTGCCGCCCGCCCGCTCGATCGCCCACGCGCTGGAGCGGATCTCGCTGCTCCTGCTGGTCGGCGGCGCGCTCTTCGAGTTCACCACCGGCATCCTGAACATCCAGCTCGACTACATCTTCCCCGGCTCCTTCTACCCCCTGCACTTCTACGGCGCCTGGGTCTTCTTCGCCGCGTTCGTCGCGCACGCCGTGCTGAAGACGCCCGCGGCCCTGCGCAACATCCGCACCCTGCGCGAGGAACCCGGCGAGAAGCCGCACGAGGAAACCGACGAGAGGGCGAAGCCGCGTGAGGAACCCGACGAGTTGGTGTCGCCGAACCCCGTCGAGCCGACCGTCTCGCGGCGCGGCGCCCTCGGCCTGGTCGGCGGCGCCTCCCTGCTCCTGTTCTTCACCACGGCCGGCCGCAACTTCGACGGACCGCTGCGCGAGACCGCCGTACTCGCACCGCACGGCGGCCCAGAACCGGGCACCGGCCCCAATGGCTTCCAGATCAACAAGACGGCCGCCGTGGCGGGCATCCGCACGGCGGAGACGACCGAGGAAGCATGGCGGCTGGTCGTCACCGGCCGCACCGGCACCGTACGGCTGAGCCGCGCCGAACTCCTTCAACTCCCCCTGCACAGCGCCGCGTTGCCGATCGCCTGCGTGGAGGGCTGGTCGACGTCCGACCAGTGGTGGCGGGGCGTACGGCTGCGGGACCTCGCGGCGCTCGTCGGTCACGACGAGGAGGGCGCGCCCGACGTGCTGGTGGAGTCCCTCCAGCGCCACGGCGCGTTCCGCAGGGCCGCGCTGCGCGCCAACCAGGTCCGCGACCCGCGCTCCCTGCTCGCCCTGTACGTCAACGGCGAGACCCTGACCCCCGACCACGGCTACCCGGCGCGGATCATCGTGCCCGCCGCCCCCGGCGTGCTCAACACCAAGTGGGTGGCCGGGATGACGTTCGGAGACCTGTGA